In Aquiflexum balticum DSM 16537, a single genomic region encodes these proteins:
- the gltB gene encoding glutamate synthase large subunit: protein MNQGLYRDTFEHDSCGIGAVVNVNGNKSHETISDALFMLSNMEHRGGRGSDPKTGDGAGILIQIPHSFLKDITSRAGFEIPNEGSYGIGMTFFPKNKQLYKKSKELLNNIIAELGFQLLGYRQVPVDETVPGSGALDVMPNIEMVFVSHKDGLKNIDLERKLYVLRNYSSRTINQSIPGVNSSFYFASFSAFTLIYKGQLRTDQVLPFYKDLQNNKITSGLAIVHSRFSTNTFPNWRLAQPFRYLSHNGEINTIRGNLNKMKSKETLMRSIHFSDEELAKLMPITNKHHSDSANLDAMVELLTLSGRSLPHVMMMMVPEAWQDNQMMDKDRKAFYKFHASLMEPWDGPAALLFTDGKSLGATLDRNGLRPLRYFITNDGRLILSSEAGALPIREATILEKGRISPGKMLMADLENGKIFFDDEIKANICDNKPYDKWVREERLKLRLIPDPLNLTNPYSTEDIKKRQTIFGYTSEEIKVILSPMGETGYEAIGSMGADTPLAVLSKQSQHISNYFKQLFAQVSNPPIDPIRERLVMSLFTRIGESHNILAESPRHSRQIHISQPVLLNEDLQKIKNLEDEGYRTITLHAHFEVDHKPNSLLEALNKLCREAEGAIYAGKNIIIISDRGSSEFKAPIPSLLAIGAVHHHLVKKKLRTRAGLVIEAGDIRETHHFATAIGYGASAVNPYLALESLLHLNEKGAFSKEFSQKQLFQNYQTAIGKGLLKVLSKMGISTLQSYQGAQIFEAIGLGPEVIDRCFKGTVSRISGISFDELAEEVLIRHHAAYNTESPILETGGVYQWKRRGEKHLFNPETIHLLQKSTRLNDYELYKKFAKKINEQTKDALTLRGLFEFKKRISIPIDEVEPVESILKRFATGAMSFGSISHEAHSTLAIAMNRIGAKSNSGEGGEDEIRFEKKENGDWERSAIKQVASGRFGVTSNYLTNAEELQIKMAQGAKPGEGGQLPGHKVDEWIGRVRHSTPGVGLISPPPHHDIYSIEDLAQLIYDLKNANRKARINVKLVSQAGVGTVAAGVAKAQSDVILISGADGGTGASPLSSIRHAGLPWELGLSEAHQTLVKNNLRSRVVLQTDGQLRTGRDIAIATLLGAEEWGISTGALVVEGCIMMRKCHLNTCPVGIATQNPELRKLFTGNADHVVNYFMFLVQDLREIMASLGFRTIDEMVGQSDVLKATGHMNHWKWDKVDLTPIFHKVEVPDHVGIHKQIDQDFELKKVLDRKLIKSAMPALEQAAKVKESFKIKNTDRTVGAMLSNEISKIYGSPGLPEDTIHFKFSGSAGQTFGGFLTKGVTFELEGESNDYFGKGLSGGKLIIYPSRNANFVAHENIIIGNVAFYGATSGYAYINGKGGERFCVRNSGVQTVVEGIGDHGCEYMTGGLVINLGEIGRNFGAGMSGGIAYILKDYIYLINQEMVDLDPLNEDDFVTIKENLNTHQALTQSQLAGEYLDNWDEYRERFIKVIPRDYKEVLRKRALENSTTLV from the coding sequence ATGAATCAAGGACTTTATCGTGATACTTTCGAACACGATTCCTGTGGGATTGGGGCTGTAGTGAATGTAAATGGCAACAAAAGCCATGAAACTATAAGTGATGCGCTATTTATGTTGAGCAACATGGAGCACCGGGGTGGACGTGGCAGTGATCCCAAAACCGGTGATGGCGCTGGGATTTTGATCCAGATTCCACATTCCTTTCTAAAGGACATCACTTCCAGAGCAGGTTTTGAAATCCCAAATGAAGGAAGCTATGGGATTGGAATGACCTTCTTTCCTAAAAACAAACAGCTTTACAAAAAATCCAAAGAGCTGTTGAATAACATTATAGCTGAGCTCGGATTCCAACTTCTGGGGTATCGACAGGTCCCTGTAGACGAGACAGTTCCTGGATCCGGAGCATTGGATGTAATGCCAAACATCGAAATGGTTTTTGTCAGCCATAAAGATGGACTGAAGAATATTGATCTGGAGCGTAAATTATATGTTTTGAGAAATTATTCATCCAGGACTATCAATCAGAGTATTCCAGGTGTCAATTCCTCATTTTACTTTGCAAGCTTCTCAGCCTTTACACTGATTTATAAAGGGCAACTTAGGACTGATCAGGTTCTGCCTTTTTATAAAGATCTTCAAAATAACAAGATTACTTCCGGACTTGCGATAGTACATTCCCGGTTTTCTACCAATACTTTCCCCAATTGGAGATTGGCACAGCCGTTTCGGTATTTATCGCATAATGGAGAAATAAACACCATCAGGGGCAACCTCAATAAAATGAAGTCCAAAGAGACCTTAATGCGGTCGATACATTTTTCAGACGAGGAGCTTGCCAAATTGATGCCTATTACCAACAAGCATCATTCGGATTCGGCTAATCTGGATGCAATGGTAGAGTTGCTCACCCTTAGTGGCCGATCATTACCTCATGTGATGATGATGATGGTCCCGGAAGCCTGGCAGGATAATCAGATGATGGATAAAGACCGAAAGGCTTTTTATAAGTTTCATGCTTCACTGATGGAACCATGGGATGGTCCTGCAGCACTGCTGTTTACTGATGGCAAATCCCTCGGAGCTACGCTTGATAGAAATGGCTTACGGCCATTACGTTATTTCATTACCAATGATGGGAGATTGATACTCTCTTCAGAAGCAGGAGCATTACCTATTCGAGAAGCTACCATATTAGAAAAGGGTAGAATCAGCCCAGGTAAAATGTTAATGGCTGATCTTGAAAATGGCAAGATATTCTTTGATGATGAAATCAAAGCAAACATCTGTGACAATAAACCATATGACAAATGGGTCAGAGAGGAAAGATTGAAACTTCGCCTGATTCCTGATCCACTAAATTTGACCAATCCTTATTCAACTGAGGATATCAAAAAGAGACAGACAATCTTTGGCTATACTTCAGAGGAAATTAAAGTCATTTTGTCTCCTATGGGTGAAACAGGCTATGAAGCGATTGGCTCCATGGGGGCAGATACTCCTTTGGCAGTGCTGTCAAAACAGAGCCAACATATTTCAAACTATTTCAAGCAGCTTTTTGCCCAGGTAAGTAATCCACCTATTGATCCCATAAGGGAGCGCTTGGTAATGTCTTTGTTTACCAGAATCGGTGAAAGCCACAATATTTTGGCGGAAAGCCCCAGGCATTCTCGACAAATACATATTTCGCAGCCGGTTTTGCTCAATGAGGATCTTCAAAAGATAAAAAATCTTGAAGATGAGGGTTACAGAACAATAACTTTACATGCTCATTTTGAAGTTGATCACAAGCCGAACAGCTTACTTGAAGCGCTGAATAAACTTTGCCGGGAAGCCGAAGGTGCTATTTATGCAGGAAAGAATATCATCATCATTTCTGATAGAGGCAGTTCTGAATTTAAAGCCCCTATTCCATCTTTATTGGCTATAGGCGCAGTACACCATCATCTGGTAAAAAAGAAACTGAGAACCCGGGCCGGACTGGTAATTGAAGCAGGAGATATCAGGGAAACCCATCATTTTGCAACTGCAATAGGTTATGGAGCATCTGCTGTCAATCCATATTTGGCTTTGGAATCCTTGTTGCACCTGAACGAAAAAGGTGCTTTCAGCAAAGAATTCAGCCAAAAGCAATTGTTCCAGAATTATCAGACGGCAATAGGAAAAGGTTTGTTAAAGGTGCTCTCAAAAATGGGGATCAGTACCCTCCAATCTTACCAAGGTGCCCAGATATTTGAAGCCATAGGCTTAGGGCCTGAAGTAATTGATAGGTGTTTTAAAGGAACGGTAAGTCGAATCAGCGGAATTTCCTTTGACGAACTTGCAGAAGAGGTTTTGATCAGACACCATGCTGCCTACAATACTGAAAGTCCGATTTTAGAAACAGGGGGCGTTTATCAATGGAAAAGGAGGGGTGAAAAGCACCTTTTCAATCCCGAAACCATTCACTTGCTACAAAAATCCACCCGTCTCAATGACTATGAATTATATAAAAAGTTTGCCAAAAAAATCAATGAACAGACCAAAGATGCATTGACTTTAAGGGGGCTTTTTGAATTTAAAAAGAGAATATCGATCCCAATTGATGAGGTTGAACCGGTAGAATCCATTTTAAAACGCTTTGCTACGGGAGCAATGTCCTTTGGTTCCATTTCCCATGAAGCACACAGCACCTTGGCCATCGCAATGAACCGGATAGGAGCCAAGAGCAACAGTGGTGAAGGAGGCGAAGATGAAATCCGATTTGAGAAAAAAGAAAACGGAGACTGGGAACGCTCCGCTATCAAGCAGGTTGCCTCCGGAAGATTTGGCGTTACCAGTAATTATCTTACCAATGCGGAAGAATTACAAATAAAAATGGCCCAAGGAGCGAAACCCGGAGAAGGCGGACAGCTACCCGGTCACAAAGTAGATGAATGGATCGGCAGGGTAAGACATTCCACACCTGGAGTGGGTTTGATATCTCCGCCACCACATCACGATATTTATTCTATAGAAGATTTGGCCCAACTCATATACGATTTGAAAAATGCCAATCGAAAGGCCAGAATTAACGTCAAATTGGTTTCTCAAGCAGGAGTAGGCACTGTCGCGGCAGGAGTAGCCAAGGCACAATCAGATGTCATTCTCATATCCGGAGCAGATGGAGGTACAGGTGCATCTCCACTGAGTTCAATTCGTCATGCCGGATTACCTTGGGAACTTGGATTATCCGAAGCCCATCAGACCCTGGTCAAAAACAATTTGAGAAGTAGAGTGGTCTTGCAGACAGACGGGCAATTGAGGACAGGAAGGGACATTGCCATAGCTACCTTGCTGGGGGCCGAAGAATGGGGAATTTCTACGGGTGCTCTTGTAGTGGAAGGTTGTATTATGATGAGAAAATGCCACCTGAATACCTGTCCTGTAGGAATAGCAACCCAGAATCCAGAACTGAGAAAATTATTTACCGGAAATGCTGACCACGTTGTAAATTATTTTATGTTCCTGGTACAGGACCTAAGAGAAATCATGGCTTCTTTGGGATTCCGAACCATTGACGAAATGGTGGGACAAAGTGATGTATTGAAAGCCACAGGTCATATGAATCACTGGAAATGGGACAAAGTAGACTTAACTCCAATATTCCATAAGGTGGAAGTGCCGGACCATGTGGGAATTCATAAGCAAATAGATCAGGACTTTGAATTGAAAAAAGTTTTGGACAGAAAACTGATTAAGTCGGCAATGCCTGCATTGGAACAAGCAGCTAAAGTTAAGGAAAGCTTTAAAATCAAAAATACTGACAGAACTGTCGGAGCGATGTTATCCAATGAAATCTCCAAGATTTACGGAAGTCCCGGCTTGCCAGAAGATACGATCCATTTCAAATTCAGTGGTTCCGCAGGACAAACTTTCGGAGGCTTTCTTACCAAGGGTGTAACTTTTGAGCTTGAAGGTGAGTCCAATGATTATTTTGGAAAAGGTTTGTCAGGTGGAAAGTTGATTATCTATCCCAGCCGCAATGCCAATTTTGTCGCCCATGAAAATATTATTATCGGGAACGTGGCCTTTTATGGGGCTACTTCCGGTTATGCCTATATCAATGGTAAAGGCGGAGAAAGATTCTGCGTGAGGAATTCAGGCGTTCAGACAGTGGTAGAAGGTATCGGTGATCATGGATGTGAATATATGACAGGTGGGTTGGTAATCAATCTAGGTGAAATCGGAAGGAATTTTGGTGCAGGAATGAGTGGTGGAATCGCCTACATTCTCAAGGATTATATTTATCTGATCAATCAGGAAATGGTTGATTTAGATCCTTTAAATGAAGATGATTTTGTCACGATCAAGGAAAACCTGAATACACATCAAGCACTTACCCAAAGCCAATTAGCTGGCGAATATTTGGATAATTGGGATGAATACCGCGAGCGGTTTATCAAAGTTATTCCTAGAGATTACAAGGAAGTATTGAGAAAAAGAGCATTGGAAAATTCAACAACATTAGTGTAA
- the gldE gene encoding gliding motility-associated protein GldE: MDDPYPSLLLLAELSQVSAGYILINAIIFILLLISSGLVSGSEVAFFSLNSEDIAGMDERSDKRVTKALELVESPKTLLSTVLILNNLINIGIVTLTTLVTWNLFGLNATGILVILVQTIGVTFAIVFFGEIVPKVYATQAKIEFSLMMAPSIHFFSVLLKPISLFLMSMSNFIEKRIEKKGYSLSVNELNQALEITTEDTSDEEKDILKGIVNFGTLSVKQVMQSRLDITAVEIETDFHELMDKINKSGYSRIPVFKETIDSIEGILYIKDLLPYVEEDEKFEWSKLIRKGFFVPENKKVDSLLKDFQKKRVHMAIVVDEYGGTSGLVTLEDLIEEIIGEINDEFDDVEDFYFKELDPNTYIFEGKISLNDFCKKLDLDTQIFDEVKGESESLGGLLLELNSNLPKNGTKILFDPFEFTILAVDTKKIKKVKVHIRSGEKDLKGHNQD; encoded by the coding sequence ATGGACGACCCATACCCGAGTCTTTTATTGCTGGCTGAACTCTCTCAGGTTTCAGCCGGCTATATTTTAATTAATGCAATCATTTTTATTCTATTGCTGATATCTTCTGGACTTGTTTCCGGATCAGAAGTAGCCTTTTTTTCTCTTAATTCGGAAGATATTGCTGGAATGGATGAGCGATCTGATAAACGGGTAACCAAAGCACTGGAACTCGTCGAGTCACCGAAAACCCTTTTAAGTACAGTATTGATACTTAATAACTTAATTAATATAGGTATAGTTACCTTGACGACTTTGGTGACCTGGAATCTTTTTGGATTGAATGCAACAGGTATATTGGTTATTTTAGTGCAAACCATCGGTGTGACCTTTGCTATTGTCTTTTTTGGGGAAATAGTTCCAAAAGTATATGCCACACAGGCCAAAATAGAGTTTTCATTGATGATGGCTCCATCTATCCACTTTTTTTCTGTTTTACTCAAACCGATATCTCTTTTTTTAATGTCCATGAGTAATTTCATTGAAAAAAGAATAGAGAAAAAGGGATATTCATTATCGGTGAATGAATTGAATCAAGCTTTGGAGATAACCACCGAAGATACTTCTGATGAGGAAAAAGATATATTAAAAGGCATAGTCAATTTTGGGACCTTATCGGTAAAACAAGTCATGCAGTCTAGATTGGATATCACTGCAGTGGAAATTGAAACAGATTTTCATGAGTTGATGGACAAAATAAATAAAAGCGGTTATTCCAGGATTCCTGTTTTTAAAGAGACTATTGATAGCATAGAAGGCATTTTATATATCAAAGACTTGCTGCCATATGTTGAAGAAGATGAAAAATTCGAATGGTCGAAACTTATAAGAAAAGGATTTTTTGTTCCTGAAAATAAAAAAGTCGACTCCTTACTCAAGGATTTTCAGAAAAAAAGAGTCCATATGGCTATTGTGGTAGATGAATATGGGGGTACGTCCGGATTGGTCACACTGGAGGATCTGATAGAAGAAATCATAGGTGAAATCAACGATGAATTTGACGATGTTGAGGATTTTTATTTCAAGGAGTTGGACCCAAACACATATATTTTTGAGGGTAAAATTTCCTTGAATGATTTTTGTAAAAAACTTGACTTGGATACCCAGATTTTTGATGAGGTCAAAGGTGAAAGTGAATCACTTGGAGGGCTTTTGCTTGAACTGAACTCCAATCTTCCAAAAAACGGTACAAAGATTTTATTTGATCCATTTGAATTCACAATTCTTGCCGTAGATACAAAAAAAATCAAAAAAGTAAAAGTTCATATTAGATCCGGTGAAAAAGATTTGAAAGGCCATAATCAGGACTAA
- a CDS encoding single-stranded DNA-binding protein has product MAGVNKVILLGNLGADPEVKHLEGDKVVANLRLATTEAYKDRAGNRVENTEWHDLELWDGQAKIAEQYLKKGMQLYVEGKIKSDSWQDEQGNNRKRIKIRVLSFTMLGGKPEGSSPSGNTGNYNTPSSGPSPSVAEATVEDDDLPF; this is encoded by the coding sequence ATGGCCGGAGTAAACAAAGTAATTTTATTGGGCAATTTGGGTGCAGACCCCGAAGTAAAACATTTGGAGGGTGATAAAGTAGTTGCCAATCTTAGGTTAGCTACCACCGAAGCCTACAAAGACAGGGCAGGTAATCGTGTCGAGAATACTGAATGGCATGATTTGGAACTTTGGGATGGACAGGCAAAAATTGCAGAACAATATCTCAAAAAAGGAATGCAACTTTATGTGGAGGGAAAAATCAAATCTGATTCTTGGCAGGATGAACAGGGCAACAATAGAAAGAGAATCAAAATAAGGGTACTCAGCTTTACCATGTTGGGTGGAAAACCGGAGGGTTCCTCTCCCTCAGGAAATACCGGTAATTACAATACTCCATCTTCCGGTCCTTCACCATCTGTTGCTGAAGCGACAGTTGAAGATGATGATTTACCCTTCTAA
- the mutY gene encoding A/G-specific adenine glycosylase: MNFEAFVHRLLEWYPHNRRDLPWRNTQNPYIIWLSEIILQQTRVAQGLPYFEKYLQNYPNVEDLANAPAEEVMRLWQGLGYYSRARNLHQCAKEITEKFDGDFPGDYKGLLKLKGVGNYTAAAIASFAYGEKIAVVDGNVFRVLSRYFGISTDIASSSGKKEFESLANNLIPEDKPGEFNQAIMEFGALQCVPKNPDCEHCSLKTGCFAYKHKLVGDLPVKINKLKIRDRHFLYSYIVCGQQVVVKQRGKGDIWEGLFDFPMEESKIKIDKDSLDSFIANEIKEFGTQIVYNPESSFKHILTHQRIFATFVKIIVEKDALSKLQSWVNAKGYRLVDFENLEKLAKPRLILKFLNLEI; this comes from the coding sequence TTGAACTTTGAAGCTTTTGTCCATAGATTATTGGAGTGGTACCCCCACAATAGACGGGATTTGCCATGGAGAAACACCCAAAACCCATATATCATTTGGTTATCTGAAATTATCTTACAACAAACCCGAGTAGCACAAGGACTCCCTTATTTTGAAAAATATCTTCAAAATTACCCGAATGTGGAAGATTTAGCGAATGCACCTGCCGAAGAAGTGATGAGATTATGGCAGGGATTGGGTTATTACAGCCGGGCAAGAAACCTCCACCAATGTGCAAAAGAGATTACTGAAAAATTTGATGGTGACTTTCCAGGAGATTACAAAGGTTTGTTGAAACTAAAAGGAGTCGGTAATTACACTGCTGCAGCCATTGCTTCTTTTGCTTATGGCGAGAAGATTGCTGTGGTGGACGGAAATGTCTTCCGGGTCTTAAGCAGATATTTTGGGATTTCAACGGATATCGCAAGCAGTTCCGGCAAAAAAGAATTCGAATCCTTGGCCAATAATCTTATCCCTGAAGATAAGCCCGGAGAATTTAACCAAGCCATTATGGAATTTGGGGCATTGCAATGCGTCCCCAAAAATCCGGATTGTGAACACTGTTCTTTAAAGACCGGATGTTTTGCCTATAAACATAAGCTGGTAGGGGATTTGCCTGTGAAGATCAATAAACTCAAAATAAGAGACCGGCATTTTCTCTACTCCTATATCGTCTGTGGTCAGCAAGTCGTTGTCAAACAAAGGGGCAAAGGAGATATTTGGGAAGGACTTTTTGATTTTCCGATGGAAGAGTCGAAAATAAAAATTGATAAAGATTCATTGGATTCATTTATCGCCAATGAAATAAAAGAATTCGGGACGCAAATTGTCTATAATCCTGAATCCAGCTTCAAACATATTCTTACCCATCAAAGAATTTTTGCCACCTTTGTAAAAATCATCGTGGAGAAAGACGCTCTTTCAAAACTTCAATCCTGGGTAAATGCGAAAGGTTACAGATTAGTTGATTTTGAAAATCTGGAAAAACTTGCCAAACCAAGATTGATTTTGAAATTTTTGAACCTAGAAATTTAA
- a CDS encoding HU family DNA-binding protein — MTKAEVITKISEKTGIQKDDVTQTIEAFFKVVKDSMAEGDNIYVRGFGSFINKKRAKKIARNISKNTAIVIDEHFVPAFKPSKVFVEKIKNSKKIKELAPQD, encoded by the coding sequence GTGACTAAAGCAGAAGTAATCACCAAAATTTCAGAAAAAACTGGAATTCAAAAAGACGATGTAACTCAGACAATTGAGGCATTCTTCAAAGTGGTAAAAGATTCCATGGCAGAAGGAGATAACATCTATGTAAGAGGATTTGGAAGTTTCATCAACAAGAAGAGAGCCAAGAAAATCGCACGTAACATCTCGAAAAACACAGCTATTGTGATCGATGAACACTTCGTACCGGCCTTCAAGCCTTCCAAAGTTTTTGTTGAGAAAATCAAAAACAGTAAAAAAATCAAAGAACTTGCTCCTCAGGATTAA
- a CDS encoding tetratricopeptide repeat protein, with protein MKKSQIIAVIFGIVCIGVLFSLPRVVVDNEDGNSVITEGESTTGNVTEEIHDAPLAQEERDNINLLANELGITENKEKYASLATELASLYSNAGKFDSAAYFLEMAADKIETAESWEKAGIAYYDAYTFAMNEEKVAYLAEKTRTYLNKVLEEDPKRVDLKSKIAMTYVSSSNPMQGITMLREILEEDPTNEDGLFNMGVLSMQSGQYKRAVERFEELVRYHPENIQGQFYLGVSYFESKQNNKAKKQFQQVQNMTTDQMVLASVESYLERL; from the coding sequence ATGAAGAAATCCCAAATCATAGCAGTAATCTTTGGAATTGTCTGCATTGGTGTTTTGTTTTCACTTCCAAGAGTAGTTGTTGACAACGAAGACGGCAATTCGGTCATCACCGAAGGAGAATCAACGACGGGCAACGTTACGGAGGAAATTCATGATGCACCTTTAGCCCAAGAAGAAAGAGATAACATCAATCTGCTGGCCAATGAATTGGGAATAACTGAAAATAAGGAAAAATATGCATCTTTGGCTACTGAATTAGCTTCATTGTATTCCAATGCAGGTAAATTTGACAGCGCTGCTTATTTCTTGGAAATGGCAGCTGACAAAATAGAAACTGCCGAAAGTTGGGAAAAAGCAGGTATCGCATATTATGATGCCTACACTTTTGCAATGAATGAAGAAAAAGTAGCCTATCTTGCCGAAAAGACGAGAACCTACTTGAATAAGGTTTTGGAAGAAGATCCAAAGCGAGTTGATTTGAAATCAAAAATTGCTATGACCTATGTGTCATCTTCCAACCCTATGCAGGGAATCACCATGCTTAGGGAGATTTTGGAAGAAGATCCTACCAATGAAGATGGTCTCTTCAATATGGGAGTGTTGTCCATGCAATCAGGACAATATAAAAGGGCAGTAGAACGTTTTGAAGAATTGGTGCGTTACCATCCTGAGAATATTCAGGGCCAATTCTATCTTGGCGTGAGTTATTTCGAATCCAAACAAAACAATAAAGCGAAAAAGCAATTTCAGCAAGTTCAAAACATGACCACAGACCAAATGGTTTTGGCAAGTGTGGAGAGTTACCTGGAAAGGCTATAA
- a CDS encoding Rne/Rng family ribonuclease: MSTELLIDSAPTGSRIALLKDKNLVEIHSEGGENQFKVGDIYLGTVRKIVNGLNAAFIDVGYEKDAFLHYQDLGPQINSLNKFTKLVRNNNYPNLNLKGFEKEPDIEKLGKISNVLSKSNQVLVQVVKEPISTKGPRLSCELSIAGRYIVLVPFSDTVNVSKKIRSAEERKRLVRLITSIKPSNFGVIIRTVAEGQSVTELDKDLRNLYTTWEEGMKKLAKAKGRDKVIGEMSMASSIIRDLLNESFDAITVEDELIYDQIRSYIRSIAPEKEKIVKLYNGKAKLFENFGIEKQIKSLFGQTISLPQGGYLIIEHTEALHVIDVNSGNKSNQESEQEMTALKTNLVAAKEIARQLRLRDMGGIIVIDFIDMKKAENKKVIYDAMREEMKDDRSKNTVLPLTKFGLMQITRQRVRPEVNIVTKETCPACNGTGKIQASILVADQLEKDLEHIATIQNVSHIQIGLHPYLYAYFTNGFISPRVRWFFKYFKWVRLTKDSSLPVTEYRFLDESGEEIELTVKSETE; encoded by the coding sequence TTGAGCACAGAATTATTAATTGATTCTGCTCCAACCGGTAGTCGCATCGCCCTTTTAAAAGATAAGAATCTGGTAGAAATCCACTCAGAAGGTGGAGAAAACCAATTTAAGGTCGGAGATATTTATTTGGGTACTGTCCGTAAAATTGTCAATGGGCTCAATGCAGCTTTCATTGATGTAGGCTATGAAAAGGATGCCTTCCTGCATTATCAGGATTTGGGTCCTCAGATCAACAGCCTCAACAAGTTTACAAAACTGGTACGCAACAATAATTATCCCAATCTGAATCTGAAGGGTTTTGAAAAGGAGCCTGATATTGAAAAGCTTGGAAAAATTTCCAATGTCCTTTCAAAAAGCAATCAGGTATTGGTACAGGTGGTCAAAGAACCCATCTCTACCAAAGGTCCAAGACTATCGTGTGAGCTCTCCATTGCCGGTCGGTACATTGTCTTAGTTCCCTTTTCCGACACTGTCAACGTATCCAAAAAAATACGAAGTGCGGAAGAAAGAAAAAGATTGGTCCGCTTAATCACTTCAATCAAGCCATCTAATTTTGGTGTAATTATCAGAACAGTAGCCGAAGGTCAGTCTGTCACAGAACTTGACAAAGACCTGAGGAACCTTTACACTACTTGGGAAGAGGGCATGAAAAAACTGGCCAAAGCAAAAGGCCGCGACAAGGTAATCGGAGAAATGAGTATGGCGTCCTCTATAATCAGGGACTTACTCAACGAATCATTCGATGCAATCACCGTAGAAGATGAATTGATCTATGATCAAATCAGGTCTTATATCAGATCTATTGCCCCTGAAAAGGAAAAAATTGTTAAGCTTTACAACGGAAAAGCGAAGCTCTTTGAAAATTTTGGAATAGAGAAGCAAATCAAAAGCTTGTTTGGTCAGACGATAAGTCTCCCACAGGGCGGTTATCTCATCATTGAGCATACCGAAGCCCTTCACGTCATAGACGTCAACAGTGGGAACAAGTCGAACCAAGAAAGCGAACAGGAAATGACGGCATTAAAAACCAACCTGGTCGCAGCCAAAGAAATTGCCCGACAATTGCGCCTCCGGGATATGGGAGGTATCATCGTCATTGACTTCATCGATATGAAAAAGGCCGAAAATAAGAAGGTCATTTATGATGCGATGCGGGAAGAGATGAAAGATGACAGGTCCAAAAACACCGTCTTGCCGCTGACCAAATTCGGTCTGATGCAGATTACAAGACAGCGGGTCAGACCTGAAGTCAATATTGTCACCAAAGAAACCTGCCCGGCATGTAATGGAACAGGAAAGATTCAGGCCTCCATCTTGGTGGCCGATCAATTGGAAAAAGACCTCGAGCATATTGCTACTATCCAGAATGTTTCCCACATCCAAATAGGATTACACCCTTACCTGTATGCGTATTTTACCAACGGGTTTATTTCCCCGAGAGTAAGGTGGTTTTTCAAATACTTTAAGTGGGTTAGACTGACAAAAGACTCTTCCCTCCCGGTGACGGAGTACAGATTCCTAGATGAATCCGGAGAAGAAATAGAACTAACTGTAAAAAGCGAGACCGAATAG
- a CDS encoding SIMPL domain-containing protein, giving the protein MKKHLTAIIFALSIIIAAAILGNAIINRNKKSGTVDVTGLGEQNFTSDLVVWEGNFSRENYDIKTAYSDLEKDRKAVTDYLVAKGIPKEQIIFKAVNTNPLYDQNYSSNGNFMGQTFKGYQLNQSLQIESKEVDKVEQISREITELLLQGVKFYSQPPRYYYTELESLKIEMISKATEDARLRAERIAENSGSKLGRLISANMGIFQITGQNSTEDYSWGGTFNTSAKNKTASITMRLSYGVK; this is encoded by the coding sequence ATGAAAAAACATCTTACCGCTATCATTTTTGCTTTGTCCATCATCATTGCAGCTGCAATTTTAGGCAATGCCATCATCAATAGAAATAAAAAATCCGGAACTGTTGATGTCACCGGCTTGGGAGAACAGAATTTCACTTCTGACCTTGTGGTATGGGAAGGGAATTTCAGCAGGGAAAATTATGATATAAAAACAGCCTATTCTGATCTTGAAAAAGACCGGAAGGCAGTCACAGATTATTTGGTGGCCAAAGGAATTCCCAAAGAACAGATTATTTTCAAAGCGGTCAATACAAATCCTCTTTATGATCAAAATTACAGCAGCAATGGAAATTTTATGGGCCAGACTTTCAAGGGTTACCAATTGAATCAGTCCCTTCAGATTGAATCCAAGGAAGTGGACAAAGTAGAGCAGATTTCGAGAGAGATAACCGAATTGCTGCTTCAGGGAGTAAAATTCTATTCACAGCCACCCAGATATTATTACACAGAATTGGAAAGTCTGAAAATCGAAATGATTTCCAAAGCCACAGAAGATGCAAGGCTAAGAGCGGAAAGAATTGCAGAAAATTCGGGATCAAAATTGGGCCGACTGATTTCAGCCAATATGGGCATTTTTCAGATTACCGGACAGAACTCCACGGAGGATTATTCCTGGGGTGGGACTTTCAACACCTCTGCAAAAAATAAAACTGCTTCGATTACGATGCGGTTGAGTTATGGGGTGAAATAA